Proteins encoded within one genomic window of Synechococcus sp. PCC 7335:
- a CDS encoding DUF3181 family protein produces the protein MATPNASENIEALAAEIGENIYMDIAKWHLYLGVAKLHTPLAEKLMPMVASDDISEDNVTKILADIPIKLGGGRKTVALADLLPMQCLVNLLDLLEDYQRNL, from the coding sequence ATGGCTACCCCTAACGCCTCTGAAAATATCGAAGCACTAGCCGCAGAAATTGGCGAAAATATCTATATGGACATCGCTAAATGGCACCTGTATCTAGGCGTGGCTAAGCTGCATACGCCATTGGCAGAAAAACTGATGCCGATGGTAGCTAGTGACGATATCTCTGAAGATAACGTCACCAAAATTCTTGCAGATATTCCAATTAAGCTAGGTGGCGGACGAAAAACCGTTGCTCTAGCCGACCTACTGCCGATGCAGTGCTTAGTCAATCTGCTTGATTTATTAGAAGACTATCAGCGCAATCTCTAA
- a CDS encoding 2TM domain-containing protein, which produces MPPRWPRKPDRADPEYRKLEDRINFAVHFAIFGAVNSCMGFFNTLNPGSLPLAKTISLVWTCGLAAHAIYFFVIADYSAQPADQSKS; this is translated from the coding sequence ATGCCTCCCCGCTGGCCCCGCAAACCTGACCGCGCCGACCCTGAATACAGAAAACTAGAAGACCGAATCAACTTTGCGGTGCATTTTGCCATCTTTGGGGCAGTCAACTCATGCATGGGATTTTTCAACACCTTAAACCCCGGATCGCTACCGCTAGCTAAAACAATCTCCTTAGTTTGGACCTGTGGACTAGCCGCGCACGCAATCTACTTCTTTGTCATTGCAGACTACTCAGCTCAACCTGCTGACCAATCTAAAAGCTGA
- the moaC gene encoding cyclic pyranopterin monophosphate synthase MoaC: protein MQNPDIHPDTKPTNSPTLTHLDRQGQAQMVDVSTKQTSDRQATATGSVSMQAKTLAAIQSGNAPKGDVIGTARLAGIMAAKQTALLIPLCHPLPLKKIEVTIEPDDELPGYQIYATVKTKSETGVEMEALTAVSVAALTLYDMAKALEKSMCIRDIHLVEKIGGKSGHWQAASPTPA, encoded by the coding sequence ATGCAAAATCCAGACATTCACCCAGATACCAAGCCAACGAACAGCCCAACGCTTACCCACCTAGACCGTCAGGGGCAAGCCCAGATGGTAGATGTCTCTACCAAACAAACAAGTGACCGGCAGGCGACGGCAACCGGCTCGGTTTCTATGCAGGCCAAGACATTAGCAGCTATCCAATCAGGCAATGCGCCCAAGGGAGACGTTATCGGCACCGCCAGGCTCGCAGGCATTATGGCAGCGAAGCAAACCGCTCTACTGATCCCGCTGTGTCATCCACTGCCTCTTAAGAAAATAGAAGTGACTATCGAGCCAGACGACGAGCTACCTGGCTATCAGATCTATGCCACTGTCAAAACAAAGTCCGAAACGGGTGTTGAGATGGAAGCACTAACTGCCGTTTCTGTCGCAGCGCTTACCCTGTATGACATGGCCAAAGCGCTAGAGAAATCCATGTGCATTCGTGATATTCACCTAGTCGAAAAAATTGGCGGCAAATCTGGGCATTGGCAAGCCGCTTCCCCCACACCCGCTTGA
- a CDS encoding MFS transporter, translating into MNVFRKLEPELQRNLIIFFCASLCFWGGLAGMIPNLALYIGSFGASNQEIGWVMASFAVGLLFFRPRMARLTDQVGRKPALLTGVLVIAIAPVLYLAVGQLPQGVWTLPVLGWQIKSITVLLGLVRMFHGLSIAAFSTAYTAAVADLAPPQHRGELISTMSLANPVGLALGPALGGYLSGSFTLAFLTMTGMGSIGVLCVLSAKEPSREVLDSAIPAKSTTNRDEASRASPFWSLLLTPPIRVPALILLMVGISFGSIVTFMPLYVQSQGWRFNIGLIYTASAIASFSIRAFTGSASDRLGRGRFISLGILCYSLSTFTLWLSSGTQTLLLAGLLQGAGSGTTIPIIAALMADRSLPNQRGLTFGLCMTGFDLGIALAGPLMGRVADYTGSYAVVFAIASSMTLLGLIIFITTSSKDVSHSIRFALNGGRDVYAIK; encoded by the coding sequence TTGAACGTATTTCGCAAGCTAGAACCTGAGCTTCAACGCAATCTAATTATCTTCTTTTGTGCATCGCTGTGCTTTTGGGGCGGACTAGCAGGCATGATTCCTAACCTGGCGCTATACATTGGCAGTTTTGGCGCTAGCAACCAAGAAATTGGTTGGGTGATGGCCTCTTTTGCGGTCGGACTGCTGTTCTTTCGGCCACGCATGGCTAGATTGACCGACCAAGTAGGCCGCAAGCCCGCGCTATTGACCGGCGTTTTAGTGATTGCGATCGCTCCAGTCCTATACCTAGCAGTGGGGCAACTGCCACAGGGAGTTTGGACACTACCCGTTCTAGGCTGGCAGATAAAGAGCATCACCGTTCTACTAGGATTAGTTCGGATGTTTCATGGCCTTAGCATCGCCGCATTCTCGACAGCCTACACAGCAGCAGTCGCTGATCTAGCCCCCCCTCAGCATCGAGGCGAGCTAATTAGCACAATGAGCCTTGCTAATCCGGTGGGTTTAGCGCTAGGTCCGGCGTTAGGGGGCTATCTATCCGGGAGCTTCACGTTGGCCTTCTTGACGATGACCGGCATGGGAAGCATCGGAGTGCTCTGTGTGTTATCGGCTAAAGAGCCCTCCCGGGAGGTGCTAGATAGCGCTATCCCGGCCAAAAGTACCACCAACCGCGATGAAGCCTCTAGAGCGTCCCCTTTCTGGAGTTTGCTGCTCACCCCACCCATTCGAGTCCCAGCGCTGATCTTACTGATGGTAGGGATTTCTTTTGGATCAATCGTGACCTTCATGCCCCTGTATGTGCAGTCGCAAGGATGGCGGTTCAATATTGGCTTGATCTACACAGCCAGTGCGATCGCCTCTTTTTCGATTCGTGCGTTCACTGGTAGTGCGAGCGATCGGCTTGGCAGAGGGCGATTTATCAGTCTAGGCATCCTCTGCTACAGCCTTTCAACGTTCACTTTATGGTTATCGAGTGGAACGCAAACCCTACTCCTTGCAGGCTTGCTTCAAGGTGCTGGCAGCGGCACCACAATCCCGATCATTGCGGCGCTAATGGCTGATCGCTCACTACCCAACCAGCGTGGTCTTACCTTTGGTCTATGCATGACCGGCTTTGATCTAGGCATTGCTTTGGCAGGTCCGCTGATGGGACGGGTCGCCGACTACACAGGTAGCTACGCCGTTGTCTTTGCGATCGCTAGCTCAATGACCCTGCTGGGTCTCATTATCTTCATCACAACCTCTAGTAAGGATGTTTCTCATTCCATTCGTTTTGCACTCAACGGCGGACGTGATGTTTACGCTATCAAGTGA
- a CDS encoding DUF1643 domain-containing protein, with the protein MREFANGDLVERTAIFDQTGQYRYCLGRRWQSGGSSVAFVMLNPSQADASRDDPTLRACMQFAQRWEYAALDVVNLFGYRTPHPTKLKQVDDPIGDQNDRYLRQAVEAAERVVLAWGNWGCLSGRDRAILSLLAPYREKLTYLQLNRSGQPRHPLYIKRSVLPQRYPVSSHLIS; encoded by the coding sequence ATGAGAGAATTCGCTAATGGTGATCTTGTCGAAAGGACAGCCATCTTTGATCAGACGGGTCAATATCGATATTGCTTAGGGAGACGATGGCAATCTGGGGGCAGCTCTGTTGCGTTTGTCATGCTAAATCCTAGCCAGGCGGATGCTAGCCGTGATGACCCAACGCTTAGAGCCTGCATGCAATTCGCTCAGCGCTGGGAGTATGCAGCGCTTGACGTTGTGAACTTGTTTGGCTATCGCACGCCGCATCCGACGAAGTTGAAGCAAGTGGACGATCCTATCGGTGATCAAAACGATCGCTATTTGCGACAGGCCGTCGAAGCGGCCGAGCGGGTGGTGTTAGCTTGGGGTAACTGGGGCTGTTTGTCAGGACGCGATCGCGCTATTTTGTCGCTATTAGCGCCCTACCGAGAGAAACTTACCTACCTACAGCTCAACCGCTCTGGTCAGCCGCGCCATCCGCTATACATCAAACGCAGCGTTCTACCTCAACGGTACCCAGTTTCCAGCCACCTGATTAGCTGA
- a CDS encoding alpha/beta fold hydrolase, producing MVATAPDPITPSIPFVVPPARNGAYWTWSGYRIHYVHAGETLRSEYPERPPLLFIHGFGASTDHWRKNISGLQDRFEVYALDLIGFGRSSKPSSGYSPQLWRDQISTFIKDIIGRPVVVAGNSIGGYSSLYTGATCPAEVVGVCMLNGVGSFSEQQLDQAPNPFREAIGQLIKTVVLSPFPSWVVFQFVRKKSYIRRTLEQVYVNKEEVTEQLVEDVYRPATDPEAPAAFAALFKAERGEYVDVLLSQMSCPLLLIWGDADPWMNTYSRGELFQKHYANLEEHHINAGHCPHDDAPVEVNALLSEWVMQKVIGSSANQVAGNWVPLR from the coding sequence ATGGTTGCTACCGCTCCTGACCCTATTACTCCCTCTATTCCTTTTGTTGTTCCACCCGCACGTAACGGTGCCTACTGGACCTGGTCTGGCTATAGAATTCATTACGTACATGCTGGAGAAACGCTTAGAAGCGAATACCCGGAACGTCCCCCACTACTATTCATCCATGGCTTCGGTGCGTCTACTGACCATTGGAGGAAAAATATCTCTGGGCTGCAAGATCGCTTTGAGGTGTATGCGCTCGACCTGATTGGCTTTGGCCGCTCATCTAAGCCCAGCAGCGGCTACAGTCCACAGCTATGGCGAGACCAGATCTCAACTTTTATCAAAGACATCATCGGCAGACCTGTCGTCGTTGCAGGTAACTCCATTGGGGGCTACAGCAGCCTATACACGGGCGCAACCTGCCCAGCAGAAGTGGTCGGCGTCTGTATGCTCAACGGCGTGGGCTCTTTTAGCGAACAGCAGCTTGATCAAGCGCCTAATCCCTTTCGAGAAGCCATAGGACAGCTCATCAAGACCGTCGTTCTTTCACCGTTTCCTAGCTGGGTCGTTTTTCAGTTTGTCCGCAAAAAGTCATATATCCGTAGAACGCTAGAGCAGGTATATGTCAACAAAGAAGAAGTAACTGAGCAATTAGTCGAAGATGTCTATCGACCGGCCACTGATCCCGAAGCGCCTGCAGCATTCGCTGCTTTATTCAAAGCAGAGCGCGGCGAGTATGTAGACGTTTTGCTCTCCCAGATGAGCTGCCCGCTGTTGCTGATCTGGGGAGATGCTGATCCCTGGATGAACACCTACAGCCGAGGCGAATTGTTTCAAAAGCACTACGCAAATCTAGAAGAGCACCATATCAATGCGGGTCATTGCCCTCATGATGATGCACCTGTAGAAGTCAACGCACTGCTAAGCGAATGGGTAATGCAAAAAGTTATTGGCAGCTCAGCTAATCAGGTGGCTGGAAACTGGGTACCGTTGAGGTAG
- the rimP gene encoding ribosome maturation factor RimP, translating into MTHPLIPQVLELAAPVADRVGLEIVDAVFQTNQSPPVLRLDVRNPTQEDTGLNDCERLSIALTEALDESNLIPDAYVLEVSSPGVSDVLSSDRDFKVFKGFPVEVRLSEPYKSKQIWRGSLIGRDDDKLTLNLKGRPVKIPQALVQSVQLSTEE; encoded by the coding sequence ATGACGCATCCTTTAATTCCTCAGGTACTTGAGCTGGCTGCCCCTGTTGCCGACAGGGTTGGTTTAGAAATTGTCGACGCGGTCTTTCAAACCAACCAAAGCCCGCCTGTTTTGCGCTTAGATGTCCGCAATCCGACTCAAGAAGATACTGGCTTAAACGACTGCGAACGGCTGAGTATCGCGCTAACCGAGGCGCTAGATGAGTCCAATTTGATTCCAGATGCCTACGTACTCGAAGTGTCTAGTCCAGGTGTCTCTGATGTCCTATCGAGCGATCGCGACTTCAAAGTCTTTAAAGGATTCCCTGTCGAAGTCCGACTTAGCGAACCTTACAAAAGCAAACAAATCTGGCGAGGTAGTCTCATCGGTCGTGACGATGACAAGCTTACTCTCAATCTAAAGGGCAGACCTGTCAAAATCCCTCAAGCGCTGGTCCAATCTGTTCAACTGAGTACTGAAGAATAA
- the nusA gene encoding transcription termination factor NusA, with protein sequence MSMVALPGLQAMIDGISQERNLPKSAVEMALQEALLKGYERYRRTQRIDGQFDEEYFDNFYVELDTDDEGFRVLANKTIVEAVENSDHQIGLAEVQQVAPEALAGDTVVLDVTPEQNDFGRMAAIQTKQVLAQKLRDQQRRLIQEEFQDLEGSILNARVLRFERQSVIMAVSSGIGQPDTEAELLKRDQLPNDNYRANATFRVALKRVSEGSHRGPQLLVSRSDASLVVELFSNEVPEIEDEIVRIVAVAREANPPSRSVGPRTKIAVDTAESDVDPVGACIGARGSRIQVVVNELRGEKIDVIRWSPDPSTYISNALSPARVDEVRLMDSEGRQAHVLVPEDQLSLAIGKEGQNVRLAARLTGWKIDIKDSAKYDYEAENQKMSEITEARRLAAEEAERLAAEEAAEIAEAEEWRAKARAVAEEKQLVAEAAEAGISVEELRAVRAVTQAAEEAALAEAAEATAADYEAAGYESDGLYDEQTEMASAEEPTAEEPFDVADATVLETTAEGADAEEE encoded by the coding sequence ATGTCCATGGTCGCCTTGCCCGGTTTACAAGCGATGATCGATGGGATCAGCCAGGAACGTAATCTACCCAAAAGCGCCGTCGAGATGGCCCTTCAAGAAGCTCTGTTGAAAGGCTACGAACGCTACCGCCGCACCCAGAGAATAGATGGCCAGTTCGACGAAGAATATTTCGATAACTTCTATGTAGAACTTGATACCGACGACGAGGGTTTTCGGGTTCTGGCTAACAAAACCATCGTTGAGGCTGTCGAAAATTCCGATCACCAAATCGGCTTAGCCGAGGTCCAACAGGTCGCTCCTGAAGCGCTTGCTGGCGATACGGTTGTTTTAGACGTAACGCCTGAGCAAAATGACTTTGGCCGCATGGCCGCGATTCAAACTAAGCAGGTACTCGCTCAAAAGCTACGAGACCAGCAGCGCCGTCTTATCCAAGAAGAATTTCAAGATCTAGAAGGCTCTATTTTGAATGCTAGAGTGCTGAGGTTTGAACGGCAATCTGTAATCATGGCCGTTAGTAGCGGTATAGGCCAGCCTGATACAGAAGCTGAATTGCTCAAGCGCGACCAGTTACCTAACGATAATTACCGTGCCAACGCTACTTTTCGGGTTGCGCTCAAAAGGGTCTCAGAAGGGTCTCATCGAGGACCGCAACTGCTGGTATCTAGATCGGATGCCAGTTTGGTCGTTGAACTATTTTCTAACGAGGTCCCTGAGATTGAAGACGAAATTGTTCGCATCGTCGCTGTCGCGCGTGAGGCAAATCCACCTTCTCGCTCAGTGGGTCCTCGCACGAAGATCGCTGTTGACACCGCAGAAAGTGATGTCGATCCGGTAGGCGCCTGTATTGGTGCAAGGGGATCTCGAATTCAAGTCGTCGTCAACGAGCTGCGCGGTGAGAAGATTGATGTGATCCGCTGGTCGCCCGATCCTTCTACCTATATTTCCAATGCGCTAAGTCCAGCGCGTGTGGATGAAGTTCGTTTGATGGATTCCGAGGGCCGTCAAGCCCATGTGCTAGTCCCCGAAGACCAGTTGAGTTTGGCGATTGGTAAAGAAGGGCAGAACGTTCGCCTAGCAGCGCGGCTAACCGGCTGGAAAATAGATATCAAGGATTCGGCTAAGTATGACTACGAAGCCGAAAACCAAAAGATGTCAGAAATTACTGAAGCGAGAAGACTAGCGGCCGAAGAAGCCGAAAGACTAGCGGCCGAAGAAGCGGCCGAAATCGCAGAGGCGGAAGAGTGGAGAGCGAAAGCCAGAGCGGTCGCAGAAGAGAAGCAGCTAGTGGCCGAAGCCGCTGAAGCCGGAATCAGCGTAGAAGAGCTAAGAGCAGTTCGAGCAGTGACGCAGGCTGCAGAGGAAGCGGCCCTAGCAGAAGCGGCCGAGGCAACTGCGGCTGATTATGAAGCGGCTGGGTATGAAAGTGATGGTCTATACGATGAACAGACAGAGATGGCGAGCGCTGAAGAGCCTACCGCCGAAGAGCCTTTCGACGTCGCAGACGCTACCGTGCTAGAGACAACTGCTGAGGGCGCTGATGCTGAAGAAGAATAA
- a CDS encoding YlxR family protein has protein sequence MAGKNHRLCVSCRQTAHRDQLWRVVRTYPHRKVQLDYGIGRSAYLCPNANCLSMAKKKNGLAKALRTAVPSEIYQILEARLQSQSANITSEF, from the coding sequence ATGGCAGGGAAAAACCACCGACTGTGCGTGAGCTGTCGACAAACGGCTCACCGCGACCAGCTATGGCGAGTAGTCCGTACCTACCCCCATCGTAAAGTACAATTAGACTATGGAATAGGACGCTCTGCTTATCTTTGTCCTAATGCTAATTGTCTTAGCATGGCAAAAAAGAAAAATGGGTTAGCCAAAGCACTAAGAACGGCAGTGCCATCCGAAATCTATCAGATATTAGAAGCTAGACTACAAAGTCAATCAGCAAACATAACTTCCGAGTTCTGA